ATTAGTAGCTTTACTGTTCTTTGTGTCCTGTTCTTCTCCTTTGCCCCCTCGATGTGCCTGGGTCGAAGGACTGCCGCCACTTGCTGAGAACAGTGTCCATACTGGGCTCTGGGAAACAGCTATGgatgttgctgtgttttcaagTCATCAGTGGAAATAAGTTCCTATTGCAGTAGGGTATCTTTGATTATCTGTTCTTGAATTAATGACATCAGAGTACATTAGCAAAATTTGGGgatcacattttgttttgttggtacTTCAGCACAGATGAGACAGAAGAAAGCCTGTCTGTTTAAACTGTACTCAAACAGTGTTCGGTAGGACTGAGGATTTGCATTTAATGCCAAGTGTCAGGTGTCAAGTGCTAGATTGAATCTTCAGTTCCCCATATGTAATAGGGATTGAAGtatctttcttgtttctttgttttaaaaataaatggaaatattctTCAGTTATTGTATTAGAATAACTGCTCTTAATTCAAGTCCAGTAGCTCGTAGTATGCAGTGCTCAGCCTTCCAGTTTCAGAAGGATGCAGGTGATACGTATCTTCTCACTACTAGcttctattttcttcctgtgctttctttttttattttaacataaactTGAGGTGCATGTCCATATAGGtaaaggagcttttttttttccccttgttaaAAGCAACATCTTAGTATTAAGTACTTTTGTATAACATCAGAACAGTCCTCAATGTTGTTTTTCAGGTCATGATACTTGATATGTGAGCAACTTTTAAGAAATCTGCCTGTTGAATGTGGTTAAGTAtagcagaaaatgacaaaataaatggtATGGATGTAAGTAATGTAGAGGAGATGAACTTGTTACTCTGACTGCAGTGTCCCTTTGAgctagaggggaaaaaaacgaTTCTTGTGCCATTCCTGTATTTGTCTTCTGCTCTACAAATGAGGTCtcactgaaagatttttttggctatttatttatttttcccccagcttGTGTCATTTTATAGAATTAAGCTAGTGATATTCACTGATGTTAATCCTTGCTCTGGAGTGGACTCATATTTCTTAAGAGACAAGCTGTTATGTCAGTTCACATGTTTTATCAGATTTTGGTTATACATCTgtaaattcaaagaaataaacacCAACTGGAATCTAGTCTGTTGTAGCTCTTCTGTAGTATTTCATACAAAGATATCTTATAATAAGTTATGGCAGATGAAATATTAGCATAAATGCAAAAAGGTTGCAGTGCACTTAATAGATTGGCATTGCCACTACTGCATAATGTTtaaggttgtgtttttttttacttccccTGTTTAATCTTTTTACTAAAAAGGCCATTCTTTCATTCCACCTTGTTTTAACTACTTTCTCCTATTTTGAAGAATGGAGATGTATGTGGTTTTCCTACAATTGTGGGAACAGCTATTTTTGAGTGTAGCcctgttctgttcttctgtcAAGTAAGCCTCTTGCAAGTCTATGGAGAGATAAGTAACCACATTGCATCATATATCAAAGAATATGAAAGAATCTTTAATTTTGAAGGCCTCCATAGAGAATATTTTTGACTTTCTTTTATGTAGACGCAAGTAATACCAGATCAAGGATTTCTCCTGCTTGTCTGACTGTGGATAATATCAGATTAACATTTTGCCAACCTTAAACTGTAAAGGTTGATTGGTGTTTTTTCTTGAGATATGCTAAAATTGATTCtgaccttttattttgcttattcccccccccccccctttttttttttttttttggaaaggaaaggaggagaaaaggggggaaaaaaggtggTGAATTCCAGTGCTTGGTATGGTGTAGGGTGAAATCTTTCTTGCGTTTTCTACCTCCTTAATCACCAGAGTAGAGGCAAGGTAGAATAGGAATACTCATCACACTTGTTGCTCGGTGATGATCTGTGGGGCACAGGTCCTAAGATTGAAGGAGTTAACAGTGGCAGCAGGGAATGGCAATCTGTCAGATTGGTTTAAGCAATAGGAGAAGAGAGACCTGTATTATGTATCTGGGcaatgttgttttgctttgtttcttgtttgtgaGGTATACAAACGGGTAGTTCAGTTAACTTGGCATTCGAATTGTTCACATACCAAGTACAAACTTGAACAGGTCAAGGGAGTATTTGTGAATGAAAGTATCTGTAGCTGCTCTTTGAGCACAATTCTTTTACGTATGCCCGAAGCACACCTGCaagattaacatttttctgaacagaTGCTGCTCCACAGACTTCCTGAATGCTTGACGTAAGAAGTTAGTGTTCAGCTGCTCTCGGAATTTCTGAGCAAGTGTATGCATGTAGCTGTGCTGTATTTACAGAGATTTAGGACTAAGCAGTGATAAGGATGGGAGGTCCTGTGCATTTAGGTACCTGAAGACTGAGTCCTGTTTTAAGTGTGTAACTCCTCATGTGACCATGCTTTCTAAACTGTTTTAGCAATAACTggacttttattatttttagtatgaAAAAGAAGGATTCGTAAGTGTAGCGTGAACTGTGCTGATTTAGTTTAAAGGTGCAGTTTGGCTAATGCCCTCTCTCTGGCTGTAGTTAATACCAGGCATGTAGAGAACTAAACCAGGTTGCCTGCAGATCAGTCCTACCCTAGGTTGCAGTGAAGGGGCTTGTATTGGAGGCAACATTTAGACGTCTTGATAGCTGAACTCCGTGAGTTCTTGTATTTTTCAACCAATTTATACTTCTGAAATGTGACATTGTATACCATTGTGTCCCACAATTTACATGCTGTCCACAGAAGACAAGACATAAAGACTGGACATATTTTCTTATAAAGTTGATAAAGGGAGAGATGTGAAAACATGCAGACAAAAACAGTGAATTCATTTTGATCTCATGTTGCATTAGATTACATGGCATACTGTTACTTCACAACACTTCTAAGCCGATTCCTCTACAGAAATTTATCACTGATCTCCATGTTTGTATTGTGGATAAAGCAGTAGATTCACAGTTCTTTTGACATGTAGTTATTTGACAGATAGGGAGTTATTTTGTGGAGCAATAGTGAACTGTTCCTCTCTagaagcttttttcttctcttttgaagaTCAAAAATAGAACCGTAATCCTTAGTGTTTCCCGTACCCGCTTCTATCTTACTTTCAAACAAGCCTGTGCTGAACCTTAAGCTTAGATGGCCTACTTTAAACACTTACTGCCCTAAGTGAGGTCCTTGTTTGCTTTATGttcatgtttgtttcttcatctaATCCATCGCTTACTGGTTGTGTACATCTCTTCTCACTTCCGTAATTTCATATTGCTGTATGTTGTACCcgttaatttattttctttgcttcactGGGCCTTAGAACTTTTTGGTGTGAATCCGTTGCATAAACATTAAAACAGAGTAGCTCTGATATTTGCAGTCTGGTAATCAAAAGCAGAAGTAGGCCTgcaaaaaatgatttgaaataatAAGTTATTTCTACATAGCTAAAAGTACATTCATAAGTAGTAAATATAATAAGGAGCTTTAAGTTTGAGTGTCACTTCAGGGTAGACTGCTCAGCATGTGGGTCCATGTTTTAAATAcacttaaaatgaatttctttaaaGGAGAAACAGTACTTTTCAGCAGAGATTATTGTACAGTTTTAATTAGGTTTATAGAGGAGTAATACCAGAAGTTTATCATACTTAAGGAGACTTTTCTTAAGCTATTTTAGCGCTTGGAAAAGATGCTGAATTGGCAGCACTACGAACAAAATCTATCTTGGCAAATAACAGGTAAAAGACAGCAAGGTTGTCAGCAGCACAGTTGTCAGTTTTTTCAGAATGTGACAATGATCAAATCACCAAGAGGAGGAGTACCTCATTCCTTTACTACAAAGGGTAGTATTTGTCTTGCATCCACAGTAACTTTctgataaaggagaaaaataaaccctTTCTTGAATCAGAGTACCAAAAAGTACCATGTTTTCTAATTGTAATTTTCTCAGTTGATTTTGAATCTAAAATCACGCagtgggagaagaaagtataTTTAATGTTCATGAGCACAATGAAACGCACCAGACAGtcattttaacagcaaaactATGGTTTTACCCCAAGTGGCGTAGGgttaaaaaaaggggagggaggggggggcaaATATAACTGACTTTGTATGTCTTCACAAGTTTTCATTAAACCTTGCAGCTGAATAAGATGTACTTATGGTCTTTGTAGTTTTCCCTTTCTAACATTTGTCTCAAGTTAAATTGCTGTTAAAGTCTACACTTATCAAAAAGATTTAGTTTGTTCTCACCTACACTATGGGTAAGTGTTCcatttattcttctttacaAACTGAGTAAATTGTGGTTTTAGATTTTAAGGCAGTGTCACATACAGAATCAACATGTCACATTAAGCTTTAGTATCAATTAGGAGGGACACCAAGTAGTACCTCATGGCACAAAATGCTGAGGTTATCCTGACAGTGTGATGTTCTGTGAATCCTCCTCGTCAACTGCCTAACTCTAGTCAATGTCtttaaagtcaaaataaaacaataaaatagagTTTTACAGATCCACACACCCCTGGAAGTGGTGAAGGAATGTGCAGACATGTTTGATGTAAATCTGCTAAAGaagtgcatttgtttttgttgttatcatGGAAATGAtacatcagaaaaatgaaaagaagttaGTTTAGCATATTATGATGGGCAAAATCTTCTACACAACATCAGAAATTTGGACAAGTTGGACAAAATGCATTCTCGGGAGACCACAGAAGGGATGGTGACACAAAGCATTAGTGGCATTACTGAGTGAGTTCTTTGTTGCAGAGTGCAGGCATATCTTCCAACTCCGCAGTCAAACTTCTTAAGTGAcagaactaaaacaaaacaaaaatgaatagctgataaaactaaaaattggaagatttttttttaaattttcttttaacttgcTGTCGAATGCACTGCTTCCTGCAGGACACTTTGAGAGAAAATGTTAACACTTACGTAGATGGTGGGGAAGTACTGTAAAGGTTGAAAGTAATACCTGTTGTTGGGGGGAAGGAAGCagatgcttgtgtttttttgtttgtttggggggttgggttggttggttttggctCCATATGTTTctcaaaaaacacaaatttttaTGTATATGCCCACATGCTCATCCATACAGAATtatgaaaaaagatgaaactgtAATaccagaggagagaagagggacagctttatatttgctttatatTCTGTATAATGGACTACATAATTCTCATTTAGGAGACTTGCAGAAATACAGTGATCATTCTTTTCAATCACGCTTCTTTCCTAAGGATTCTAACACTTACTAATTGCAAAGCTTTTAAACAATTTTCGTTGTATTTGCATTATTATCGTTTTGTTTGTTCTATCTACACCTAGGGATAGAGCCCAAGTTAAACATCCTTGAAATTGTGAAGCCTGTGGAAACTGTGGAGGTAGTGATTGATCCAGATGCTCATCATGCAGAGGCTGAAGCTCACCTTGTTGAGGAAGCTCAAGTGATAACCTTAGATGGAACAAAACACATCACAACAATTTCAGATGAGACGTCCGAACAGGTGACACGATGGGCCGCAGCACTGGAAGGCTACAGAAAGGAGCAGGAGCGCCTTGGGATACCCTATGGTAATAATGTTTGGTTGTGAGGTGGGCATATGTTGGGGTAGGGAGTGGTTCTACTGGGGTTTGTTGGTTTTATATTTGGGGGGGAGGTtatattggggggggggggggggggttgcacgtatttttcataaatgataATTAACTTTACTTATATAATTAAAGTGTTCTGGTACCTCTGAGGAGGCTTGTTATGGTGTGGGTAAGTGCAATACAAATATCTCTGCACAGGAGAAAGCTAAAGAGAATCATCATCAAAGCTTCAAATACTTTGattaaaatgatgctttttgCTCCAGAACCTTCTTGTTGTTGCAGTTTTCGGAAAGcagtctttcttccttctccttaaaaatgtgtatgttaGTGATAAAGCTCTTCACACGTCTGAAGTTGAATTGTACTCTGTTAGCAGACTTGCAGAACTGGAGtgtgtttgaaaatgaaggtgcttgaaagtgtttaaaaattcCAGTGAAGTCACAGGACTCTGCAGGACATGTAGCTCTCCAGTGTCTTGAACAAAAGTACTGTGATTTTAAATAGTATAGGAACTGGAATAATGTTGAATGAGTTTAGAACTTAATATTTAATTGTAATCCCAAGCAGATCAATGTATTGGAGGAGGACCATCCTGATATGAGAGACACCTACTCTTCTTTTGAAACTGAAGACCcgtggaaaaaagaaaacatgacattttgtgttttgaggAATGTCATGTGTAGTTCTGATGTAGAAGCTTTTGCTaaagaaaatccctttttttaTCCCTTCCATCTGTCCACCAAGCCACACCACTCCATCAGCATTTTAAGGGTAGTCAACTTTCTACCCAGTCAGATTGGGTCATGATAACCGTGTATCTCCTTGATGTTACATATTTACTTTTATGGAAGTTATTTTATAATTGAAAACATACCATCGCAGGACTTTGACTGAATATAAGCACTGACTGGTGTAGAAGCAGgccctttaattaaaaaaaaaaaaaaaaaaggaagataacaAGAAACACCTACATAAAGGTTGAAAAAGGTCTTCAGAGATGgtcacatggaaaaaacaagcaCTAGGTTACTCTTGTTTGAACCCTGTGGGTCGATAGCCATGCATATTTCATTCTTGTAAATTACAGTAAGGACTGCCTCTCTACCCTCAGTGCTGAGGAACTGTGTGCTATGCAATGGGatgtatttcagtttcatttccctctttttttccagacccTGTGCAGTGGTCAACAGACCAGGTGCTCCACTGGGTGGTGTGGGTGATGAAGGAGTTCAGCATGTCAGACATTGACCTTAATGCACTCAGCATTCCTGGGCGTGAACTCTGCAGCCTCACTCAAGAAGACTTCTTCCAGCGAGTCCCACGTGGAGAAATTCTCTGGAGTCATTTGGAACTTCTTCGAAAGTGTATGggatatttttctgtaactgaCTTTACTTAattcattttccctcttcttttatttttgcttaaaatgaaatgagctGTGAGCAGCTCTTTTTTCTCCGCTTCATATTAGCAGTATAAATGAGGGCATCAACACAAGATAACAGGAGGTATTACTGAGAATGTCTGCTGTTACAAAGCATATCTGCATACTAAACAGTTTCCCCATTTTTCATCAAACTTCATAACTAGGAGGGGGGAAGTAGTGACggagtcctttttttttttgtaagattcTTAATTCGTGCTTCTCCTGAATTGGACAgttttataattaaatattgattGTGAGTTATTTAATGTACATCTCTGTCTCACATAGAATTGAAGAGTATTAAGCATAGGCAATGAAATCCTTAGACTGTGCACAGCCTGACTGATAAGCGATGCATTTGTACGTGCATTAATATGCTTTTAGATTTACCATGCTTGAATATAACTTGGCAGAATAAACTATTTCAATCTCAATTTACATTAAATAGCTAATGGCTTTAGGggatgaagaatgaaaaagatattttgaaattcatCATGGACGTACTTATTTCTGAAAGTTGAATAACAAACATTAAATGTTTGTACATACTTATAAGACCATGAGCTGTGCATGTCTCTTGCAAACTAATACAAAgtgttagctttttttccctctgtgaaaTATGAAAGTTTTTGATATTCAAGTGAAGATGAAGGTAGACTTGAAGTTTGTGGGTTGAATAAGAGTTTAACTGTTCTTCTTTCTGATCTGCAGATGTGTTGGCTAGTCAAGAACACTCTGGAGAAATAGCAACCGTTACTATTGATCAGCGTAAGTATTTCTGCCAGCAGTTAGTTTATACAATTAACCATTTGCAAGTTTGGCACTATGCTTTGGTTCCACACCATACTGGTACAACAGTCAGAAAATCACTAAAGAGagtagttttctttaaaatgcaccCCCCTTCTCCTCTCATCAAACTAACAAGCAAAATTTTTGGTTTCTCAGTATGTTGTTACTGGCTGAAAGATGTTGTATGACGTGAACTATGGAAGTTTCTAACCTATTTTGTACGGTAGGATTTGTGGTCTAGGGATACATATTTGAGGACTTGAGAGGTTTTGGTATTTTAGGTTATATATTGCATTACTGAAtggataaattaaaatttatcaattctgatttcaaaataaagcgTTTCCAAAAAGAATTGAAAGTGTATGAAAGAGAGGACTTGTTTGGAAAgcaatacaaggaaaaaatatttgaaattttcttctagTTGTAATACAGTGACGTCAATTATTAAAATTGATCAGTTTTCAGAAGACTTGTAAGCAGCTTACATATTAAATAGATTGATTATGTATTCTCTCCTGGGTTTGTGTCCTGGGTTTGTCCACCTAAGGTGGGGCATTTGAGTCCTCTTACACCATTGCCATAGCAGGttatttcattgctgtttgAATAGCAAATGTGAAGGATTGCACAGTGACTGTAGAGAAGATTGCATTAAGGTAGTTCATATGGGAACagcataaaatttaaattaaaaacatgagatttttttaatggacacATCTATAATGTTATATTTACAATGTAGCATCTTTACTACAACTCTAAAACCAGAGTTTCCACtttaagtggatttttttttaattcttagcATTGTGATTTATACAGCATGTATCTTtttaacaatggaaaaaaaaactagctcCTAATATTATAATGtagataataaataatacatgCCTATGCATCTGACGTTTCTTTGTCAGCAATTTATAATTGATGTTCtgcaatgttttctgctttacagCTGTGCAGATTATTCCAGCATCTGTACAGCCTGCAACCCCGACCACCATTAAAGTAATAAACAGCAGTGCAAAGGCAGCTAAAGTACAGAGAGCTCCAAGGATCTCTGGGGAAGATAGAAGTTCCCCTGGGAACAGAACAGGTATTgtctacattatttttaaatgcaaatgagcTAAATGCTCATTAATTTGAATTATAGTTTTGTAGGATGCATCCTTGTCACTTTGGTTATGTTTGTAGAAAAATCCATATAGATACAAAAAAGGGACTGTTACCTACAAAACATATCTCAAGCACATGCAAACTCGGCAGGTTCGTTAGCTCTAACAGGCGCTGTTAACGTGGTCCCGCAGCTTTTGAATCTTCCTGACATGGAGCAGATAGAGCTAGCCATAGTAAATAAAATGCCCACAATTGTTTCTCTTCCTGTAGCTTAACGGTCTGTCCTCTCAAACCATTGCATGGCACTTACTCCAGCATTTAACTTTTCCACCTTCCATTTgcagaaaggggagaaaataaactgtatgTTGCAGAAACCTAGCCTAGCTACTGCTTGATCTGTTTGCCTCCCCCTGTCCAGCTCTGACCTTCCTCCTTTTTGATGGCCTCAGAATCTAGCAAGCTTCAGATGTCTGTTCTGTTAAGTGAATGCACCTTTTGGAAAATGGCAAGCTAAATCTgtagtttattttcagaattactgGTATTCATATATACCCTTTGATCATTAATAACTCATGTAATTCTTGTTTCTTGCtatcatttttgctttgattctCTCCACTGCTGCAGATCTGTTAAATCCTTTGTTCTgttaaatccttttctttttttagccttttttttaatttttttttgagaaagtcTATTTGGAAGTCTATTTTGTTGTTCACGATTTTTAGGCCCAGAATTTATCATCTTACATCAGTGGGAAACACTCTGGGTTTCTTCTTTTAGGCATTAGGTCTGCTATCTATATCTCATTGAGAATTCAGAAATTTAATTGCATATACTtgagttaaaaagaaatgtagtgaTTGTACCCGAAGGATGTTATATTGACTTAAGCTGTGGTTTGtgggtattttttgttttcctatcgCTAATATGTCACGTAGAAAGTTAGAGAATAAACgatcattggaaaaaaatatatgtatttgtatgtatGCCTGAAGAGGAATAAACAGATTGTGCTAAATCTGTTCTATTTCAGGGACGGATGTGTGCCTAAATGACTATTTGtcactttgttttcataatctTTTTCCCTAAGTTATAGAAACAAGTATATGAGAAGTCTTGTTATGCATaatattcagtttctttttgcaTAGACTAATATTGGTGACTTTGCAAGGAAGTATTGTGGTGTTTTTATTGTAGAGGAGAAGAAATTTTCCTTCCATCATACGTTTTGTGCTTATTTGCTTTAATATGTTGGTTGAAAACTTTTAGCCTTGATGGGAACATAACAAGATCCATTTCAAGTAGtactttttattcctctttcaaCAGGAAACAATGGCCAGATCCAGTTGTGGCAGTTTTTATTAGAACTTCTCACTGACAAGGATGCTCGGGACTGTATTTCTTGGGTTGGTGATGAAGGAGAGTTTAAATTGAACCAACCTGAACTGGTTGCACAAAAATGGGGTCAGcgcaaaaacaaacccacaatGAACTATGAGAAGCTTAGTCGGGCTTTGAGGTAAGAAACTTTAGAAACTGATCAGgtctaaaatgttttgtttcctcttgaCTACTTTTTCTCCAAGTATCATAATGCAAGTCTTGGGTGcgttttttttaagtaagggCATAAACAGATCCTTTGAAGATACTCCTTCCTATTAGATCATACTTTTCTTTGTAGCAGCTAGTGCAATGATTTCTTGAacatctgaaagctttttttcaagATTATTGAACTCTGACGTGACAGTCAATTTGTGCAgctcacaaaaatatttatttttctgatgcatCTTCAGCATTTATGCTTTCACTAGCATGCCAAACTATGCTCATTAATGGGGAAAGATGCATAATATGTGAATACTCTGAATTATTGatttatattttgcagtttatttgTTCATGTTCCTCTTGCTTGTGTTATGGTATAAAGCAGATATTCTTCTGTAATGATTTGTTTCAGGCTGTCTTCATTCCATCGTGATTTCTGTAGTTTGACATTGGTAAAAggaatttgtatttctgaatcACTGTAGACAATGTAGCTGGGGAGTGCGGAAGAATGCGAATAGATGAATTTTATACCTTTTTCCCAGTTAATTTGGTCTCTGGAAGCACTGGAAAATTCATCCGAGTTCTCTTAAATAGTTTGAGTTTCGTATTCAGATATGGCTAAATCTATTTCTCTTGGTCAGTTTTCAAGAAAGGTATTTGCGGCATtaagcaataaatatttaagcagttTTAAGAACTCTCTTTATATGAGTAAAGTTGTATATTGGTTGAAGTCAGATGTAagatttacttttaattatttacacTTTTGGCTACATTATCCTCCTAGAAGGAAGTAAACTCATCtatcattgtttaaaaaatatcaaattctctttaaatataCCTCTGTAAGAAATGATGCTAATACTGGGGGAGGTTGGAAGCTACTGACTATGTCATTCATGGTTTTATAAAGAATGACTGCTCCCTATCTCATTTACATGAACAGGAGGCATGAAAAGAAATTGGCAAGCAGCAAATATATAGCCTATAccttttatttgtcttttaactCCTTTAGGCGCATTATTGTAGATGTCTAAATGATTGTATGAGTTTGAGGCAGGTGGAcgaattaatgaaaaaaaataccttgaggggtattaaatacagaaaggtGGAACTCCTAGAAGTTCTTGAGCCCCAGGTCTTTGAAAGCAAGGAAGAGCATTATATATCTTCTCTACTTTTATGCTTTTCCTTAGGCATTTGCTTTTGGTTCGTTGGAGTAATTATTCTGTTCTAGATAGATTAGATCTTAAGTCTGCACTTGTATGGCTGTCCTTGCAAtcttaatatttatattttaaattagacCATTACTTTTttcataggatcacagaatccTGTGACTGGGAAGGGCCTCAGGAGGCTTGTTGTCCAACCTGGCACAAGGCTGCTCAGGGCCTATTTCTGGGCAGATCTGGAATCCTCCACAAGCCTCCACAACCTCACTGGGCAACCTCTCCCACTACTTGCCTGTCCTCTGGGGGAAAAAGTCCTCATATCCAGTCTCAACCTCTCCTGTTTCAGTTcatgctgttctttttctgttttttcttgtccttctgcTGTGTGCCATTATGAAGAGTGtggctttttcttcccagtgacCTCTCTGTAGGTATTGGGACCTGTCTAACTGGTAGGTCCCTTTGAAGCCATCTCTGAGCTAAATAGCCCCATTCCTTCAACATTTTTGCAGtggaagtgctccagccccaacTATCACAAGGGCCCTTGACAGAACTTGCTtcagtttgtctgtttttcttgtactgGGTAACTCAAAACTGAACGTGGTATTCTAGATATGCTCTCATGAGTGCCAACTGAAGGGTAGTGACTTCCCTTCACCTCTTAGCCGCACTTTTATTTGTGCAGCCCAGGCCACTTTGGGCTGTCTCCACCCCCAGGACATGCTGCTGGTCCGTGCTCAGCTTGCACTCAGTGCAGGTGCCCAGGGCCTTTCCCCTGGTAGGTAGAGCTGCTCCCCAGACAGACAGTCCCCAGCCTCTATCATTCCAATACCATTCCCATAtttcctgcttgcttttctgaatCTATTCATTTATGCACTGAAGGTATACTCAAAGCTTTCTGGAACATCAGATCGTATAAAT
This genomic window from Cygnus olor isolate bCygOlo1 chromosome 1, bCygOlo1.pri.v2, whole genome shotgun sequence contains:
- the GABPA gene encoding GA-binding protein alpha chain — translated: MTKRDAEELIEIEIDGTEKQECTEESIVEQTYTTAEFVSQAIDINEPIGNLKKLLEPRLQCSLDAHEICLQDIQLDPDRSLFDQGVKTDGTVQLSVQVISRQGIEPKLNILEIVKPVETVEVVIDPDAHHAEAEAHLVEEAQVITLDGTKHITTISDETSEQVTRWAAALEGYRKEQERLGIPYDPVQWSTDQVLHWVVWVMKEFSMSDIDLNALSIPGRELCSLTQEDFFQRVPRGEILWSHLELLRKYVLASQEHSGEIATVTIDQPVQIIPASVQPATPTTIKVINSSAKAAKVQRAPRISGEDRSSPGNRTGNNGQIQLWQFLLELLTDKDARDCISWVGDEGEFKLNQPELVAQKWGQRKNKPTMNYEKLSRALRYYYDGDMICKVQGKRFVYKFVCDLKTLIGYSAAELNRLVTECEQKKLAKMQLHGIAQPVTAVALATASLQTEKDN